A stretch of the Xanthocytophaga agilis genome encodes the following:
- a CDS encoding transposase, which yields MFIGYFLVLIKKTPFSQSQIIRILQELESGRAVTDSCLEYRILESTFYNWKIYQAESMKKYGGMQVEASLLRCEATA from the coding sequence ATGTTCATTGGCTACTTTCTTGTTCTTATCAAAAAGACTCCTTTTAGTCAATCCCAAATAATCAGGATTCTCCAGGAACTGGAATCTGGAAGAGCGGTTACAGATAGTTGTCTGGAATATCGTATCCTGGAATCAACCTTCTATAACTGGAAGATTTATCAAGCTGAAAGCATGAAAAAGTATGGAGGCATGCAGGTTGAAGCCTCTCTGCTCCGATGCGAGGCAACGGCTTAA